One stretch of Planctomycetota bacterium DNA includes these proteins:
- a CDS encoding PEP-CTERM sorting domain-containing protein yields the protein MSPSSGRSLVPHVLVRRSTRFPVSLLWGLAAMTVLGQTGQALAQTYTWTGSAGSGNWGTPANWVTTSGSTVAPPIAGAAIVLAGGVQTTGSTVVRTATALTFAANAGPFVIHPQSFGNTLTLAGPVANLSGTVQSFNIQVSVSGTRTFDTGSSASGVTVFSQIVSGVSSPHLNVVGGGRAVFNALNNTIAKVTVLSGATVTGTGRLPSVTVQSGGSITPGSASSTSYGTLTLGSGPTSTASFIVNGGTSATVAVGISGTSRGTSYDSFLVNGIGNEYGGVLSINFDNATSYAPDTVFNLFQLPHAVPSGKFNDVRVTGGTFDGVTFSGPVNGEWVSSANQSGQTLVFSQLTGNLVVVPEPSTVMIALSGVALVGFGRWRRRATREGDQARETGWMIPLQ from the coding sequence ATGAGCCCGTCTTCAGGCCGATCGCTCGTTCCCCATGTGCTCGTTCGGCGCAGCACACGTTTTCCGGTGTCGCTCCTGTGGGGCCTCGCCGCGATGACCGTTCTGGGTCAGACCGGACAGGCGTTAGCGCAGACCTACACCTGGACCGGTTCCGCCGGCAGCGGGAACTGGGGGACACCGGCCAACTGGGTGACCACGAGCGGTTCGACCGTCGCGCCCCCGATAGCCGGTGCAGCGATCGTCTTGGCGGGGGGTGTCCAAACGACCGGATCCACAGTGGTCCGCACCGCAACGGCCCTGACCTTCGCCGCGAATGCCGGGCCGTTCGTGATCCATCCGCAGTCGTTCGGCAACACGCTCACGCTTGCCGGCCCCGTCGCCAATCTTTCCGGGACGGTGCAGTCGTTCAATATTCAGGTTTCCGTCAGCGGCACGAGGACTTTCGATACCGGTTCGAGTGCCTCGGGGGTGACCGTCTTCTCGCAAATCGTGTCCGGCGTGTCCTCTCCCCATCTCAACGTCGTCGGAGGTGGCCGTGCGGTTTTCAACGCTTTGAACAACACGATCGCGAAGGTGACGGTGTTGTCGGGAGCGACGGTCACAGGAACCGGCAGACTGCCTTCGGTGACCGTTCAATCCGGCGGGTCGATCACCCCGGGCAGTGCGAGCAGCACGTCGTACGGCACGCTCACGCTGGGCAGTGGCCCGACGAGCACGGCGAGTTTCATCGTCAACGGTGGGACATCCGCCACCGTGGCCGTGGGCATCTCAGGGACTTCGAGAGGGACGTCCTACGACTCATTCCTCGTGAACGGTATCGGCAACGAATACGGCGGCGTCCTGTCGATCAACTTCGACAACGCCACCTCGTACGCTCCCGATACCGTCTTCAATCTCTTCCAACTGCCGCACGCCGTCCCGTCCGGCAAATTCAACGACGTTCGCGTCACGGGAGGGACGTTTGACGGCGTGACATTCAGTGGGCCGGTTAATGGCGAGTGGGTCAGTTCGGCAAATCAATCCGGTCAAACCTTGGTGTTCTCGCAACTGACGGGCAACCTCGTCGTCGTTCCGGAGCCATCGACGGTGATGATCGCCCTCAGCGGTGTGGCCCTCGTCGGCTTCGGTCGTTGGCGCAGGAGGGCAACCCGGGAGGGGGATCAGGCTCGCGAGACCGGATGGATGATCCCCCTGCAATGA